In one window of Falco cherrug isolate bFalChe1 chromosome 10, bFalChe1.pri, whole genome shotgun sequence DNA:
- the ADNP gene encoding activity-dependent neuroprotector homeobox protein isoform X2 yields MMPRKAFLSQKEKQARARERDMLKKRRRRQDYLKRSVEPQKNAETIKWHRDDEKRRENEQVKDKDIKKRWRQDERERRKNVDAMNWRREDEKRENERETMFQLPVNNLGSLRKARKTVKKILSDIGLEYCKEHIEDFKQFEPNDFYLKNTTWEDVGLWDPSLTKNQDYRTKPFCCSACPFSSKFFSAYKSHFRNVHSEDFENRILLNCPYCTFNADKKTLETHIKIFHAPNANTPSGGISTFKDKNKHDSLKPKQADSVEQAVYYCKKCTYRDPLYEIVRKHIYREHFQHVAAPYVAKGGEKSLNGAVPLSSSTREEGSIHCKRCLFMPKSYEALVQHVIEDHERIGYQVTAMIGHTNVVVPRSKPLMLIAPKPQDKKPMGLPQRMGPLSPGSVRSLSSQQMMNRLTIPKPTLNSAGVNMMSNVHLQQNNYGVKSVPPSYVGQPGGRLNLSGNAPVSIPQQSQTMKQFSASGNGRPYTLGGEQRSQASARYSLQSANSSSLSSAQLKQTSLSQSQAASRVLGQSGSKSPVAATGPSAVNTSSTQKWKICTICNELFPENVYSVHFEKEHKAEKVPAVANYIMKIHNFTSKCLYCNRYLPTDTLLNHMLIHGLSCPYCRSTFNDVEKMAAHMRMVHVDEEMGPKTDSTLTFDLTLQQGSHTNIHLLVTTYNLRDAPAESVAYHAQNTPPVPPKPQPKIQEKSDVPVKSSPQAAVPYKKDVGKTLCPLCFSILKGPISDALAHHLRERHQVIQTVHPVEKKLTYKCIHCLGVYTSNMTASTITLHLVHCRGVGKTQNGQDKGTSSSRLSQSPAVAPVKRTYEHMEFSLMKKRKMDDDDSPSAFEEKPEEPVVLALDPKGHEDDSYEARKTFLTKYFNKQPYPTRREIEKLAASLWLWKSDIASHFSNKRKKCVRDCEKYKPGVLLGFNMKELNKVKHEMDFDAEWLFENHDEKNSRVNVSKTVDKKISLEKDNESSSDSYENIEEEYNESGSPFGQHISDMGGKTSSDSIVENPEDSISKEIIEESTLQSPEKSDQKQEESAKYEEIISAEEPAKLVGDVSDSEGDQDDQDDAVEWKDGASQSESGPGSQQVSDFEDNTSEVKPEVWTDESSQSEDAGSSKPTVETKEGGSESDEEQSKWKNRSYGKVEEFWSKDQSQWKNASEIEESLSNQQMEWQNSTIDSEDGDQFDSVTDGVAEPMHSSLTGVELSSQQA; encoded by the exons ATGATGCCCCgtaaagcttttctttcccagaaagaaaagcaggctcGTGCCAGGGAAAGGGATATGttaaaaaagaggaggaggcgACAAGACTATCTCAAAAGAAGCGTGGAGCcgcagaaaaatgcagaaacaatAAAATGGCACAGGGATGatgagaagaggagagaaaatgagCAAGTTAAGGACAAAGATATCAAGAAGCGGTGGAGACAGGATGAGAGAGAACGACGAAAGAATGTGGACGCTATGAATTGGCGCAGGGAAGATGAGAAGAGGGAAAATGAGCGAG AAACTATGTTCCAACTTCCTGTCAACAACCTTGGCAGTTTAAGAAAGGCCCggaaaactgtgaaaaaaatacttagtgACATTGGTTTGGAATACTGTAAAGAACATATAGAA GATTTTAAGCAGTTTGAACCTAAtgacttttatttgaaaaacactACATGGGAAGATGTAGGATTGTGGGACCCATCGCTTACAAAAAATCAG gaCTATCGGACAAAGCCCTTTTGCTGCAGTGCGTGTCCATTTTCCTCAAAGTTCTTTTCAGCCTACAAAAGCCACTTCCGGAATGTTCACAGTGAAGACTTTGAAAATAGGATTCTCCTTAATTGTCCTTACTGTACTTTCAATGCGGACAAAAAGACTTTGGAAAcgcacattaaaatatttcatgctCCAAACGCCAATACACCGAGTGGAGGCATCAGcacttttaaagataaaaacaaacatgatAGCCTTAAACCTAAGCAGGCTGACAGTGTAGAACAAGCTGTTTATTACTGTAAGAAGTGCACTTACCGCGATCCTCTGTATGAAATAGTTAGAAAGCACATTTACAGGGAACATTTTCAGCATGTTGCTGCTCCTTACGTAGCAAAGGGAGGTGAAAAGTCACTCAATGGTGCAGTTCCGTTAAGTTCCAGTACCCGAGAGGAGGGTAGTATTCACTGCAAAAGATGCCTTTTTATGCCGAAATCATACGAAGCTTTAGTACAGCATGTTATCGAAGACCATGAACGTATAGGATATCAGGTAACAGCAATGATAGGTCACACTAATGTAGTGGTTCCAAGATCTAAACCTTTGATGCTAATAGCTCCAAAACCACAGGATAAAAAGCCTATGGGACTCCCTCAGAGGATGGGTCCCCTTTCCCCTGGAAGTGTTCGATCTCTTTCGTCCCAGCAGATGATGAACAGACTCACTATACCAAAGCCTACATTAAATTCCGCAGGAGTGAATATGATGTCAAATGTTCACCTACAACAGAACAATTACGGAGTCAAATCAGTACCGCCAAGTTACGTCGGTCAGCCAGGGGGAAGGCTAAACTTAAGTGGTAACGCACCAGTTTCTATTCCACAACAATCGCAGACAATGAAACAGTTTTCAGCAAGTGGAAATGGAAGGCCTTATACTCTTGGAGGGGAGCAGCGATCACAGGCCTCAGCCAGATACTCTCTTCAGTCTGCCAATTCATCTTCTCTTTCGTCAGCTCAGTTGAAACAGACGTCATTATCACAGTCACAGGCAGCTTCGAGAGTATTAGGTCAGTCTGGCTCCAAATCTCCTGTAGCTGCTACAGGTCCTTCCGCTGTCAATACATCATCCACACAGAAGTGGAAAATCTGTACAATCTGTAATGAGCTGTTTCCTGAAAATGTGTATAGTGTCCACTTTGAAAAGGAGCACAAGGCTGAAAAGGTGCCTGCAGTAGCTAACTatataatgaaaatacacaATTTCACTAGCAAGTGTCTATACTGTAATCGCTATTTACCCACTGATACATTGCTTAATCATATGTTAATACATGGTCTGTCTTGTCCGTATTGCCGTTCAACCTTCAATGATGTGGAAAAGATGGCTGCTCATATGCGAATGGTTCACGTTGATGAAGAAATGGGACCTAAAACCGATTCCACTCTAACGTTTGATTTGACGTTGCAGCAGGGTAGTCACACGAACATACATCTTCTCGTAACAACCTACAACCTGAGAGATGCTCCTGCTGAATCTGTAGCTTACCATGCTCAGAATACCCCCCCGGTTCCTCCAAAACCACAGCCGAAAATCCAGGAGAAGTCTGACGTACCTGTAAAAAGTTCTCCACAAGCAGCAGTTCCCTACAAAAAAGATGTGGGGAAAACTCTCTGTCCTCTGTGCTTTTCAATCCTAAAAGGACCCATCTCTGATGCACTTGCACATCATCTACGGGAGAGGCATCAAGTAATTCAGACGGTTCATCCAGTCGAGAAAAAGCTAACCTACAAATGCATCCATTGCCTTGGTGTATATACTAGTAACATGACTGCCTCAACTATCACACTGCACCTTGTTCACTGCAGAGGTGTTGGGAAGACACAGAATGGCCAGGACAAAGGTACGTCGTCATCTCGGCTAAGCCAGTCTCCAGCTGTCGCGCCTGTGAAACGTACTTACGAACACATGGAATTCTCGCtaatgaagaagaggaaaatggatGACGATGACTCCCCCTCTGCCTTTGAGGAAAAGCCCGAAGAACCTGTAGTTCTAGCATTAGACCCCAAGGGTCATGAAGACGATTCCTATGAAGccaggaaaacatttcttacaaaatattttaataagcaACCATATCCCACTAGGAGAGAGATCGAAAAGCTGGCTGCCAGTTTGTGGCTATGGAAATCTGATATTGCGTCTCATTTCagtaacaaaaggaagaaatgtgttAGAGATTGTGAAAAATACAAACCTGGTGTGCTGCTTGGTTTCAATATGAAAGAGTTAAACAAAGTCAAACATGAAATGGATTTTGATGCTGAATGGCTGTTTGAAAACCACGACGAAAAGAATTCCAGAGTCAATGTTAGTAAGACTGttgataaaaaaataagcttGGAAAAAGACAATGAAAGTTCCTCAGACAGCTATGAAAATATAGAAGAGGAGTACAATGAAAGTGGCAGTCCGTTTGGTCAGCACATTTCTGACATGGGTGGGAAAACCTCTTCTGATAGCATAGTGGAGAACCCGGAGGACAGCATATCCAAGGAAATCATTGAAGAAAGTACACTGCAGTCTCCAGAGAAGTCTGATCAAAAACAAGAGGAAAGTGCTAAGTACGAAGAGattatttctgctgaagaacCAGCAAAACTGGTAGGTGATGTTTCAGATAGCGAAGGTGACCAGGATGATCAAGATGATGCTGTTGAATGGAAAGATGGAGCCTCACAGTCTGAAAGTGGGCCTGGTTCTCAGCAGGTTTCTGATTTTGAAGACAATACGTCAGAAGTAAAGCCAGAAGTGTGGACAGATGAATCCTCCCAAAGTGAAGATGCCGGCAGCAGTAAACCGACAGTTGAGACAAAAGAGGGTGGATCTGAAAGTGATGAAGAGCAGTCGAAGTGGAAGAATCGTTCCTATGGAAAAGTAGAAGAGTTTTGGTCTAAGGACCAGTCACAATGGAAAAATGCATCAGAGATTGAGGAGAGCTTGTCGAATCAGCAGATGGAATGGCAGAATAGCACAATTGACAGTGAGGATGGAGATCAGTTTGACAGCGTGACTGATGGAGTAGCAGAACCAATGCATAGCAGCTTAACTGGTGTAGAGCTGAGCAGCCAGCAAGCGTGA